The following are encoded in a window of Ruminiclostridium herbifermentans genomic DNA:
- a CDS encoding dockerin type I domain-containing protein, with the protein MFKRFKAIILAGLVLAQSVVGFSGGADVKAATGSELFGLVGFATLNGGTTGGTGGKVVTSKNLTDINNLLNQRKKDKDTSPLIIKINGKISGTEAIAVKEVSNITITGVGTSGELDGVGINIVKSNNIIVQNLKIHNCLAPMDCIGIENSKNIWIDHCELYNMLGDCNGDGVVDTKGDIAGGDVDWYDGLLDCKKDSAYITVSWNYFHDSFKCSLVGSSDSDNYDRKMTYHHNIFKNIKERTPSYRFGTGHIFNNYFGDVLNSAVNSRMGAQLLIEGNYFERVGSGSINSESGLAAGPIGAYNSDVNGLWNVRNNVFDNCKGNQPTTSNCSFTPSYSYSNVLSSVNDVKSIVARYAGIGRLDGSNNSVIDLGISNIGDEDPGENPDNPGQNPENPGQNPGGKIVYGDTNGDGFVDAIDYANYKKYLLGQISYIDIEVYDLDGDKAVTALDYAIFKKYLLGLISVFPVDNSTTPGDDNPPEDGNITIEPNGPITLQQAIDSIKPGKTIYLKGGTYYFSKTVIIAEGNNGSAGSTKNIAALGNEKPVLDFSSMAFNSSNRGVVLAGNYWNIKGIKIQKAGDNGMLLAGHNNTIDSCEFYANKDTGLQLSRYNSAYNSISQWPSNNTIINCYSHNNYDPDDGEDADGFAAKLTCGSGNKFIGCVSKYNIDDGWDLYTKDDTGPIGSVYLENCEASYNGRTEEGISTTDSDGNGFKLGGSKISVDHTLINCKAFNNKKHGFTWNSNPGKLTLIGCQASGNGGNNFEKVTNN; encoded by the coding sequence ATGTTCAAAAGATTTAAAGCTATCATTTTAGCTGGCTTAGTGCTAGCACAGTCAGTTGTTGGCTTTAGCGGTGGTGCTGATGTTAAAGCTGCAACTGGCAGTGAACTTTTTGGACTAGTGGGTTTTGCAACACTAAATGGTGGTACTACAGGAGGAACAGGGGGTAAGGTAGTAACATCTAAAAACCTAACAGACATAAATAATCTGTTAAACCAAAGAAAAAAGGATAAAGATACTTCTCCGCTTATTATAAAAATAAACGGGAAGATTTCTGGAACAGAAGCAATTGCAGTAAAGGAAGTTTCAAACATCACCATTACTGGTGTTGGAACTAGCGGTGAATTAGATGGTGTGGGAATTAACATTGTAAAATCCAATAACATAATCGTTCAGAACCTGAAAATACATAATTGCTTAGCTCCTATGGATTGTATAGGAATTGAGAACAGCAAAAATATATGGATTGACCATTGCGAACTTTACAATATGCTTGGTGATTGCAATGGTGACGGGGTAGTAGACACAAAAGGTGATATTGCTGGAGGAGACGTTGACTGGTACGATGGCTTGCTTGATTGCAAGAAGGATAGTGCATATATTACAGTGTCGTGGAACTACTTTCATGACTCTTTCAAATGCAGTTTAGTGGGAAGTTCAGACAGTGACAACTACGACAGAAAAATGACGTATCACCATAACATATTTAAAAACATTAAAGAACGAACCCCAAGTTATAGATTTGGTACAGGACACATCTTTAATAATTACTTTGGCGATGTTTTGAATAGTGCAGTAAATTCCAGAATGGGAGCACAGCTGCTTATTGAGGGGAACTATTTTGAAAGAGTTGGTTCTGGAAGCATAAATTCAGAATCAGGACTTGCTGCAGGCCCTATAGGTGCATATAACAGCGATGTGAACGGCTTATGGAATGTAAGGAACAATGTGTTTGATAATTGTAAGGGCAATCAACCCACAACTTCAAATTGCAGCTTTACCCCATCATATTCCTACTCAAATGTTTTATCAAGTGTAAATGATGTAAAGTCAATAGTAGCAAGATATGCGGGTATAGGAAGACTTGATGGCTCCAATAACAGTGTTATTGATCTTGGAATAAGTAATATTGGCGATGAAGACCCCGGTGAAAATCCAGATAATCCAGGTCAAAACCCAGAAAACCCAGGACAAAACCCAGGAGGCAAAATAGTATATGGAGATACCAACGGTGATGGTTTTGTTGATGCAATAGACTATGCAAACTATAAGAAGTATCTGTTAGGACAAATAAGCTACATAGATATAGAGGTTTACGATCTAGACGGTGATAAAGCAGTAACTGCCCTTGATTATGCCATTTTTAAAAAATATTTGCTTGGACTAATATCAGTTTTTCCTGTTGATAATAGTACAACGCCAGGTGATGATAATCCACCAGAAGATGGTAACATTACAATAGAACCAAATGGTCCAATCACCTTACAACAGGCTATTGATAGTATTAAGCCTGGAAAAACTATTTATTTAAAGGGTGGTACTTATTATTTTTCCAAAACTGTAATTATTGCAGAAGGAAATAACGGCAGTGCAGGAAGTACTAAAAATATCGCTGCTCTAGGCAATGAAAAGCCTGTATTGGATTTCTCATCTATGGCATTTAATTCATCAAATAGAGGGGTAGTACTAGCAGGGAACTATTGGAATATTAAAGGTATAAAAATTCAAAAGGCCGGTGACAATGGTATGCTGCTGGCAGGTCACAACAATACCATTGACAGCTGTGAATTCTATGCAAATAAGGATACAGGTCTTCAGCTGTCTAGATATAATTCAGCATATAATTCTATAAGCCAGTGGCCAAGCAATAACACTATTATCAACTGCTACTCTCACAACAACTATGACCCTGACGATGGCGAAGATGCAGACGGATTTGCAGCTAAGCTTACATGTGGCAGCGGCAATAAATTTATAGGCTGTGTATCAAAGTATAATATTGATGACGGTTGGGACCTATACACAAAGGATGATACAGGACCAATTGGCTCAGTATACTTAGAAAACTGTGAAGCAAGCTACAATGGAAGAACTGAAGAAGGTATATCTACCACTGATAGCGATGGAAATGGATTTAAGCTTGGAGGCTCAAAAATAAGCGTAGACCACACACTAATAAATTGCAAAGCCTTTAACAACAAAAAGCATGGCTTCACATGGAATAGCAATCCCGGAAAGCTTACATTAATAGGGTGTCAAGCCAGCGGCAATGGTGGAAATAACTTTGAAAAGGTAACAAATAATTAG